One region of Trichosurus vulpecula isolate mTriVul1 chromosome 1, mTriVul1.pri, whole genome shotgun sequence genomic DNA includes:
- the LOC118834149 gene encoding olfactory receptor 10H1-like, translating into MSYSAIASMLGQNQTTVTEFILIGFSPFPQLQLLFFVLFLLMYLFTLLGNLLIMLTVWHERSLHKPMYFFLCTLSISEISYTLAINPRMLADLVSTHHTISFWGCANQMFFTFACGLAHCFLLTIMGYDRYVAICHPLRYSVLMSSRGCAWLVASSWLSGIVMGLVITLPIFNLTFCGPNEIHHFFCQVPPLVKLACGDVAAVATGIGLLYIIVLLGCFLLILLSYTFIAATILKIPSAEGRHKAFSTCASHLIVVVIHYGFASVVHLKSKTLEALEGDTLMGISYSALTPFLSPIIFSLRNKELKDALKKVLLRSLCPSRL; encoded by the coding sequence ATGTCCTACTCTGCCATAGCCTCCATGCTGGGGCAAAACCAAACCACAGTGACTGAATTTATCCTCATTGGGTTCTCGCCATTCCCCCAACTTCAGCTGCTATTCTTCGTGCTCTTTCTGCTGATGTATTTATTCACACTGCTGGGCAACCTTCTCATCATGTTGACTGTTTGGCATGAGCGGAGTCTCCACAAGcccatgtatttcttcctgtGTACTCTTTCCATCTCAGAAATCTCTTACACATTGGCTATTAATCCCCGCATGCTTGCTGACCTGGTCTCCACTCACCACACCATCTCCTTTTGGGGTTGTGCCAACCAGATGTTTTTCACTTTTGCCTGTGGTCTTGCTCACTGCTTCTTGCTCACTATTATGGGCTATGATCGCTATGTAGCCATTTGCCACCCCTTACGGTACAGTGTGCTTATGAGTTCACGGGGCTGTGCTTGGCTGGTGGCCTCCTCATGGCTAAGTGGCATAGTAATGGGGTTAGTGATCACTCTTCCTATTTTCAACCTGACCTTCTGTGGGCCTAATGAGATCCATCACTTCTTCTGCCAAGTGCCCCCCTTGGTGAAGCTAGCCTGTGGAGATGTCGCAGCAGTGGCCACGGGGATTGGGCTGCTCTACATCATAGTCCTGCTGGGTTGCTTCCTCCTTATCCTTCTCTCCTACACCTTTATTGCAGCCACCATCTTGAAGATCCCCTCAGCTGAAGGCCGGCACAAAGCCTTCTCCACCTGTGCCTCCCACCTCATTGTGGTGGTTATACATTATGGCTTTGCTTCTGTTGTACACCTTAAGTCAAAGACCTTAGAAGCCCTGGAAGGGGATACCCTGATGGGCATTTCCTACAGTGCTCTTACCCCCTTCCTGAGCCCCATTATCTTCAGCCTGAGAAATAAGGAACTGAAGGATGCCCTAAAGAAAGTCCTCCTCAGGAGTCTGTGCCCCTCAAGACTGTAA